A portion of the Algimonas porphyrae genome contains these proteins:
- a CDS encoding 4a-hydroxytetrahydrobiopterin dehydratase, translating into MERLDPKDVADALPGWTGGDDFITKVFKFDDFAQAFGFMTRIAITADKMDHHPEWFNVYNRVDVTLTTHDAGGVTQKDVTLAEAMEKAAG; encoded by the coding sequence ATGGAACGGCTCGACCCAAAGGACGTCGCAGACGCCTTGCCCGGATGGACAGGCGGTGATGACTTCATCACCAAAGTCTTCAAATTCGATGATTTTGCGCAGGCCTTCGGCTTCATGACCCGTATCGCGATCACGGCGGACAAGATGGATCACCATCCGGAATGGTTCAATGTTTATAATCGCGTCGATGTCACGCTAACGACGCATGATGCGGGTGGCGTCACCCAAAAGGATGTCACCCTGGCCGAAGCCATGGAAAAAGCGGCGGGCTGA
- a CDS encoding DUF885 domain-containing protein — protein sequence MTLMLSRPVLSRHLRLSAASVLASLFPLMATAQISDAPLTDYSCPEGRFVSTEPGAACALQDSLDRLIADFHATELINNPITAGERGDRDALRRLPDVSVEARQQAQARLEAILRRHTALQRRPAFADLSETDRMNYEILGFVLDQRQRLAPFDSSRLPFVNDSGFFNQMSYVSRQTRFATADDYQAYAARLTKLPRFFAQNRDNMRRGMAEGYTANAGILTGVIDTVRALSEGSAQDHPLFAPFKDYPDTISADERDRLTALGQAALETSVLPAYAELLEFLEQEYAPTARTEAGIGGTEAGRDYYRALVRDFTTLDLSPDEVHEIGLQEVARIRSEMDAVIAESGFEGSFAEFLTFLRTDPQFYAKSEEELLKHASWLAKRIDGAMPKFFGRMPRLPYGVIKVPDEIAPNYTTGRYWPGSLEAGRSGSYVVNTYNLAMRPLYNLPALTAHEGVPGHHHQIALAQELDDLPEFRKSLYVVAFGEGWGLYTEKLVAEMGLYDNPYEKFGQLTYEMWRACRLVVDTGMHWKGWTREQAESCFLENSALSESNIRTEVDRYISWPGQALGYKIGELKILELRERAENALGSDFDIRAFHDAVLEKGSLPLSLLERQIDRYIAETRTGTE from the coding sequence ATGACACTCATGCTTTCCCGACCCGTTCTGTCGCGTCACCTGCGCCTGTCCGCCGCCAGTGTTCTGGCGAGCCTGTTTCCCCTGATGGCAACAGCGCAGATCAGCGATGCGCCACTCACCGACTATAGCTGCCCGGAAGGCCGATTCGTCAGCACTGAACCCGGTGCCGCCTGTGCTTTGCAGGATTCACTGGACCGGCTGATTGCGGATTTTCATGCGACCGAATTGATCAACAACCCGATCACGGCGGGGGAGCGCGGCGACCGCGACGCTCTGCGAAGATTGCCGGATGTCAGTGTCGAAGCGCGACAGCAGGCACAGGCTAGACTCGAGGCCATCCTCCGACGGCATACGGCGCTGCAGCGACGTCCGGCCTTTGCCGACCTGTCCGAAACCGATCGCATGAATTATGAAATTCTGGGCTTCGTTCTGGACCAGCGTCAACGCCTCGCCCCGTTCGATTCCTCCCGTCTGCCCTTCGTCAACGATAGCGGCTTCTTCAATCAGATGAGTTATGTCTCGCGGCAGACACGCTTCGCAACGGCCGACGACTATCAGGCCTATGCGGCGCGACTGACGAAACTGCCGCGCTTCTTCGCGCAGAATCGCGACAATATGCGGCGCGGCATGGCCGAGGGTTACACGGCCAATGCGGGAATCCTGACCGGTGTCATCGATACGGTCCGGGCCCTGTCCGAAGGGTCGGCACAGGACCATCCGCTATTTGCGCCGTTTAAGGACTACCCGGACACGATTTCGGCCGATGAGCGCGACCGGCTGACCGCTCTGGGCCAGGCCGCATTGGAGACATCGGTGCTGCCAGCCTATGCCGAGCTGCTTGAATTTCTGGAACAGGAATATGCCCCAACGGCCCGGACAGAAGCCGGGATTGGCGGCACGGAAGCGGGGCGCGACTATTACCGCGCTCTGGTAAGGGATTTCACGACGCTCGACCTGTCGCCTGACGAGGTTCACGAGATCGGCCTGCAGGAAGTCGCGCGGATCCGTAGTGAAATGGACGCGGTCATCGCCGAGTCCGGTTTCGAAGGCAGCTTCGCCGAGTTTCTGACATTCCTGCGAACCGATCCGCAATTCTACGCCAAGAGCGAGGAAGAGCTGCTGAAACATGCGTCCTGGCTTGCCAAACGCATCGATGGGGCCATGCCGAAATTCTTCGGTCGCATGCCGCGCTTGCCTTACGGCGTCATCAAGGTGCCGGACGAGATCGCGCCCAACTATACGACGGGCCGTTACTGGCCAGGGTCACTGGAGGCCGGGCGGTCCGGATCTTACGTGGTCAATACCTATAATCTGGCGATGAGGCCCCTTTACAATCTGCCAGCATTAACGGCGCATGAGGGCGTTCCGGGCCACCATCACCAGATCGCTCTGGCGCAGGAACTCGACGACCTGCCGGAATTTCGTAAATCGCTCTATGTCGTGGCCTTTGGCGAAGGGTGGGGACTCTACACGGAAAAGCTCGTCGCCGAGATGGGGCTTTACGACAATCCCTACGAAAAGTTCGGCCAGCTGACCTATGAGATGTGGCGCGCCTGCCGACTGGTCGTCGACACCGGCATGCACTGGAAGGGCTGGACGCGCGAGCAGGCGGAAAGCTGTTTTCTGGAAAACTCCGCCCTCTCGGAGAGCAATATTCGCACCGAAGTCGACCGCTATATCAGCTGGCCCGGTCAGGCTCTGGGTTACAAGATCGGCGAGCTGAAGATCCTGGAACTTCGCGAACGCGCCGAAAACGCGCTGGGTAGCGATTTCGATATCCGGGCCTTCCACGACGCGGTTCTGGAGAAGGGCAGCCTGCCCCTGTCTCTGCTCGAACGTCAGATCGACCGTTATATCGCCGAGACCCGCACAGGAACAGAATAG
- a CDS encoding bifunctional hydroxymethylpyrimidine kinase/phosphomethylpyrimidine kinase, whose amino-acid sequence MISSFTATSHVGSVVSAFVLRRMGIDVTVLPTTLFGRHPGWGSPGGNIVPSSQLEDMWDAVQTQSREQGLPFDAVMTGYMGETGHVELAETIIRTLNPPLVLVDPVMGDGSRAREGLYIDADRAEAICDRLIPLANIATPNLWEWRFMTGNLSEDDPIPPRPLTGINETLVTSVTSGPQIGAMLFEAGRTHTIMHDRFQGVPNGGGDALAAAYLGHRLSGTPPREAMGRAVSAIFAVMQAANAADAGELPLIRAQHFLQSAATGAHDDAAPNLTIKTTP is encoded by the coding sequence ATGATATCCTCTTTCACGGCGACCAGCCACGTCGGCTCTGTCGTCAGCGCCTTCGTGCTGCGCCGTATGGGCATCGATGTGACGGTCCTGCCGACGACCCTGTTCGGGCGGCATCCCGGCTGGGGTTCGCCGGGTGGCAATATCGTCCCGTCCTCACAGCTGGAGGATATGTGGGACGCCGTGCAGACCCAATCCCGGGAGCAGGGCCTGCCCTTCGACGCCGTCATGACCGGCTATATGGGCGAAACGGGGCATGTCGAATTGGCGGAAACGATCATCCGGACGCTGAACCCTCCACTGGTTCTCGTCGATCCTGTCATGGGCGATGGCAGTCGGGCGCGCGAAGGACTCTATATCGATGCGGATCGCGCCGAGGCGATCTGCGACAGGCTGATCCCGCTCGCCAATATTGCCACGCCCAATCTTTGGGAGTGGCGTTTCATGACCGGCAATCTGTCGGAAGACGACCCGATCCCGCCGCGCCCGCTGACCGGGATCAACGAGACGCTCGTTACCTCCGTTACCTCCGGTCCGCAGATCGGGGCCATGCTGTTCGAGGCGGGTCGGACACATACGATCATGCATGACCGTTTCCAGGGCGTTCCCAATGGCGGCGGCGATGCGCTGGCTGCCGCCTATCTGGGCCATCGCCTGTCCGGAACTCCGCCCCGCGAAGCGATGGGACGCGCCGTGTCGGCGATCTTTGCCGTCATGCAGGCCGCCAATGCCGCCGACGCCGGAGAACTCCCCTTGATCCGGGCTCAGCATTTTCTCCAATCCGCAGCGACGGGTGCGCATGACGACGCAGCCCCCAACCTCACCATAAAGACCACGCCATGA